The Streptomyces kanamyceticus genome window below encodes:
- a CDS encoding phosphopantetheine-binding protein yields the protein MSSAYIEPRTAVEHRLVALWSTGLGGIGIEAEPIGVEDDFFELGGDSLLAAELQLAIDMEFGVEVPAAALFLTPTIAALAEAVESAADNGGPEPVL from the coding sequence ATGAGCTCCGCCTACATCGAGCCACGGACCGCCGTCGAGCATCGACTGGTCGCCCTGTGGAGCACCGGCCTTGGCGGCATCGGCATCGAGGCCGAACCGATCGGCGTCGAGGACGACTTCTTCGAGCTCGGCGGCGACTCCCTGCTCGCCGCCGAACTGCAGCTGGCCATCGACATGGAGTTCGGCGTGGAGGTGCCCGCGGCGGCGCTGTTCCTGACGCCCACCATCGCGGCCCTCGCCGAGGCGGTGGAGTCCGCGGCGGACAACGGCGGCCCGGAGCCGGTCCTGTGA
- a CDS encoding cytochrome P450 produces MTVRPAEVNLADPELYTDGDPYAAWRALRAHAPVSWQQVSGTLGFWSVTRYADVERVLEDHASFTSERGTLLSLLGRGDPAAGRQMAVTDPPRHNRMRAPLHRALRLRSAEAHAEEIRAGIRELLPDAPPGEAREFDFAAACAQLPLVVLGPLLGLPARDRPRLVRLAMMCAAEDDPEHQLPGGSEATLERGHRELFAYFADVVRQRRRGAHEDRAGRPCEGAGRPREGPGDLVDVLLSMEVDGARLTPGEVLSNCYSLLLGASVTLAHVPPAAVLELSRTGRYAEWAARPDLLDSGVEEALRRASPARHFMRHARRPVVLAGVPVAEGDPVVAWLGSANHDETVFPRPDVFDPGRRRNRHLAFGAGPHYCAGASIARVTLRLFFAELFARYAEIEVTGAPVRARSTFLSGITHLPVRVRPRQKEVAR; encoded by the coding sequence GTGACCGTCCGGCCCGCCGAAGTGAACCTCGCCGACCCGGAGCTGTACACGGACGGCGATCCGTACGCGGCCTGGCGCGCGCTGCGCGCACACGCGCCCGTGTCCTGGCAGCAGGTCTCAGGAACCCTCGGCTTCTGGTCGGTGACCCGGTACGCGGACGTCGAGCGCGTCCTGGAGGACCACGCGTCCTTCACCTCCGAACGCGGCACGCTGCTCAGCTTGTTGGGCAGGGGCGACCCGGCGGCGGGGCGGCAGATGGCGGTCACGGATCCACCTCGCCACAACCGGATGCGCGCGCCGCTGCACCGGGCCCTGCGGCTGCGCTCCGCCGAGGCGCACGCCGAGGAGATCCGGGCGGGCATCCGCGAGCTGCTGCCCGATGCGCCACCGGGCGAGGCGCGGGAGTTCGACTTCGCCGCGGCCTGTGCGCAGCTGCCGCTCGTGGTGCTCGGCCCGCTGCTCGGGCTGCCCGCCCGGGACCGTCCCCGCCTGGTGCGGCTCGCGATGATGTGCGCGGCAGAGGACGACCCCGAACATCAGTTGCCCGGCGGATCCGAGGCCACCCTGGAGCGCGGACACCGCGAACTCTTCGCGTACTTCGCCGACGTGGTGCGCCAGAGGCGGCGTGGGGCGCACGAGGACCGTGCCGGACGTCCGTGCGAGGGCGCCGGACGTCCGCGCGAGGGCCCCGGCGACCTGGTCGACGTCCTCCTGTCCATGGAGGTCGACGGCGCGCGCCTCACGCCCGGTGAGGTCCTCTCCAACTGCTACAGCCTGCTGCTCGGCGCGAGCGTGACGCTGGCCCACGTGCCGCCGGCCGCCGTGCTCGAACTCTCGCGCACCGGCCGCTACGCGGAGTGGGCCGCACGTCCCGACCTGCTCGACAGCGGGGTGGAGGAGGCGCTGCGCAGGGCCTCGCCCGCGCGTCACTTCATGCGGCACGCGCGGCGTCCCGTCGTCCTCGCGGGTGTGCCCGTCGCCGAGGGCGACCCGGTCGTGGCCTGGCTCGGCTCCGCCAACCACGATGAGACCGTGTTCCCCCGCCCCGACGTGTTCGACCCGGGCCGCCGCCGCAACCGGCACCTCGCGTTCGGCGCGGGTCCCCACTACTGCGCGGGCGCGAGCATCGCCCGGGTCACGCTCCGGCTGTTCTTCGCGGAACTGTTCGCGCGGTACGCCGAGATCGAGGTGACCGGCGCGCCCGTGCGGGCGCGATCGACGTTCCTCTCGGGCATCACGCACCTGCCCGTACGCGTACGGCCGAGGCAGAAGGAGGTGGCGCGGTGA
- a CDS encoding condensation domain-containing protein yields the protein MTEPTPHATHDTPRAPHDTHHATHDTHRATYAQELLGLVETLLPGTVLQPGFLVRAAYRVSGAVDERVLRRALDDVVARHGALRTLLLRDGDDLRQRVLPPMPSRLAVTRLGPGRSFDAWISEVALRPHPYDEPPLLWADLGRKGDDAVLVLVVHHVAADAWSQDVLARDVVAAYTARLHGEPPLAPDVMQYADIAADDHSDKWQARIGQALPYWRERLTGVEGLGLPAETPDAAPGPTAVHSFRIDDELRDAVRSTARRGRTTPFTVLLTAFVGALLPPGDALVPVITAGRIPSEWDTVGFLLNLLQIRVEHSGAHDAEALRELGPRVDRRCREAYANDIPLIRVLEQSPQLLERMTARDLVAPVFQMIVRSPVRPATGTPALHLDRLALDAQTAMPMPVPFLWTMRWDGDPGGYITYDTHLFSAAWMERAVATYLDALTGLVG from the coding sequence GTGACGGAACCCACGCCCCACGCGACGCACGACACACCCCGCGCACCGCACGACACACACCACGCGACGCACGACACGCACCGAGCCACGTACGCGCAAGAGCTCCTGGGCCTCGTGGAGACGCTCCTGCCGGGCACCGTCCTGCAGCCCGGTTTCCTGGTGCGCGCGGCCTATCGGGTGTCGGGCGCGGTGGACGAACGGGTGCTGCGCCGGGCCCTGGACGACGTCGTCGCCCGGCACGGCGCGCTGCGCACCCTGCTCCTGCGCGACGGCGACGACCTGCGGCAGCGGGTGCTGCCCCCGATGCCGTCCCGGCTCGCCGTGACCCGCCTCGGCCCCGGCCGGTCGTTCGACGCATGGATCTCCGAGGTCGCCCTCCGACCTCATCCGTACGACGAACCGCCGCTGTTGTGGGCCGACTTGGGCCGCAAGGGCGACGACGCCGTCCTGGTGCTCGTCGTCCACCACGTCGCGGCCGACGCCTGGTCGCAGGACGTGCTCGCCCGCGACGTCGTCGCCGCCTACACCGCGCGGCTGCACGGCGAACCGCCGCTCGCTCCCGACGTCATGCAGTACGCCGACATCGCGGCGGACGACCACAGTGACAAGTGGCAGGCCCGCATCGGCCAGGCACTGCCGTACTGGCGGGAGCGGCTCACCGGAGTGGAGGGGCTCGGGCTGCCCGCCGAGACGCCCGACGCCGCACCGGGTCCGACCGCCGTGCACTCCTTCCGCATCGACGACGAACTGCGCGACGCCGTGCGGTCGACGGCACGGCGCGGCCGCACCACCCCGTTCACCGTGCTGCTCACCGCGTTCGTCGGCGCGCTGCTGCCACCGGGCGACGCCCTGGTACCGGTCATCACGGCGGGCCGCATCCCGTCCGAATGGGACACCGTCGGGTTCCTGCTCAACCTCCTGCAGATCCGCGTCGAGCACTCCGGCGCGCACGACGCGGAGGCCCTGCGGGAGCTGGGCCCGCGCGTCGACCGGCGCTGCCGTGAGGCGTACGCCAACGACATCCCGCTGATCCGCGTACTGGAGCAGTCCCCGCAGCTCCTGGAGCGGATGACCGCACGCGACCTGGTCGCCCCCGTCTTCCAGATGATCGTGCGCTCACCGGTCCGCCCGGCAACCGGGACGCCCGCGCTCCACCTGGACCGTCTCGCGCTGGACGCGCAGACGGCGATGCCGATGCCGGTGCCGTTCCTGTGGACGATGCGCTGGGACGGCGATCCGGGCGGCTACATCACCTACGACACCCACCTGTTCAGCGCAGCGTGGATGGAACGGGCCGTCGCCACCTACCTGGACGCCCTCACCGGACTGGTCGGCTGA
- a CDS encoding amino acid adenylation domain-containing protein produces MAAARPTDEARPTGEVRPTGEVRLAGPRLTGEPPHILDLVEPRLGGRAAAVADSTGTFSYRELDEASRAVARALLARGARPDEPVVVHGTTASRHTIAALLGVLRAGCCYVPVDAGFPEERRRLMAQGPGARFVLVPEENAAVPVADLEHVDCGAQQVTGQRTGPMDARRGTHAYTCYTSGSTGLPKPVTIAATSLGWSTAARLRHYAERVGAFLLCSSISFDSSMAGIWWTLASGGLLVLPGGRPGDLLAVARAAERHGATHLLMVPSLYGAALRGGLAPRLRTLTTVIVAGESCSPGLVARHLAELPQAELYNEYGPTECTVWATVHACTPADAHARTVPIGRPIAGVTLHVAEVPDEGPDAPGAGELYIAGPGLAVPGDREADRFVHLHGTRHYRTGDLVTVREDGELLFHGRADHQLKLGGVRLERAEIERALTLCDGITEAGIGVSGAPRPRPVGFVVTDGTAFDEQRVRSQLLSSLPTTALPARVIAVPGLPRLPNGKVDHGALDRRAAAAVRR; encoded by the coding sequence ATGGCAGCGGCCCGCCCCACCGACGAAGCCCGCCCCACCGGCGAAGTCCGCCCCACCGGCGAAGTCCGGCTCGCCGGGCCGCGGTTGACCGGCGAGCCGCCGCACATCCTCGACCTGGTCGAGCCCCGTCTCGGCGGCCGCGCGGCCGCCGTCGCCGACAGCACGGGCACGTTCAGCTACCGCGAACTCGACGAGGCCTCGCGCGCGGTGGCCCGCGCCCTGCTCGCCCGCGGCGCACGCCCCGACGAGCCGGTCGTGGTGCACGGCACCACCGCGTCGCGCCACACGATCGCCGCGCTGCTCGGCGTCCTGCGGGCGGGCTGTTGCTACGTCCCCGTCGACGCGGGTTTCCCCGAGGAGAGGCGACGGCTCATGGCGCAGGGCCCCGGCGCCCGCTTCGTTCTCGTACCCGAGGAGAACGCCGCCGTCCCCGTGGCGGATCTGGAACACGTCGACTGCGGGGCACAGCAGGTCACCGGGCAGCGCACAGGCCCGATGGACGCGCGCCGCGGCACCCACGCCTACACCTGCTACACCAGCGGCTCGACCGGACTCCCCAAGCCCGTGACGATCGCGGCCACCTCCCTCGGCTGGTCCACCGCCGCGCGCCTGCGCCACTACGCCGAGCGGGTCGGCGCGTTCCTGCTCTGCTCGTCGATCTCCTTCGACAGTTCCATGGCGGGCATCTGGTGGACCCTGGCCAGCGGCGGGCTGCTCGTCCTCCCCGGCGGGAGGCCAGGTGATCTCCTGGCCGTCGCCCGCGCGGCCGAACGCCACGGCGCCACGCATCTGCTGATGGTGCCCTCGCTCTACGGGGCGGCACTGCGCGGGGGCCTCGCGCCACGGCTGCGTACGCTCACCACCGTGATCGTGGCGGGCGAGAGCTGCTCACCCGGTCTGGTCGCACGGCACTTGGCCGAACTGCCGCAGGCCGAGCTGTACAACGAGTACGGACCGACCGAGTGCACGGTGTGGGCCACGGTCCACGCCTGTACGCCCGCCGACGCCCACGCCCGCACGGTGCCCATCGGGCGGCCGATCGCCGGGGTCACCCTGCACGTCGCCGAGGTACCGGACGAGGGACCGGACGCCCCGGGAGCGGGGGAGCTGTACATCGCCGGGCCGGGGCTGGCCGTCCCCGGTGACCGGGAAGCCGACCGCTTCGTCCATCTGCACGGCACCCGCCACTACCGCACGGGCGACCTGGTGACGGTCCGCGAGGACGGCGAACTCCTCTTCCACGGAAGGGCCGACCACCAGCTCAAACTCGGCGGCGTGCGACTCGAACGCGCCGAGATCGAACGAGCCCTCACCTTGTGCGACGGCATCACCGAGGCGGGCATCGGCGTGAGCGGGGCGCCCCGTCCGCGGCCGGTCGGCTTCGTGGTCACCGACGGCACCGCGTTCGACGAACAGCGGGTCAGGTCGCAGCTGCTGAGCAGTCTCCCCACGACCGCGCTGCCCGCCCGCGTCATCGCCGTGCCCGGGCTGCCACGGCTGCCCAACGGCAAGGTCGACCACGGGGCGCTGGACCGCCGGGCGGCGGCCGCCGTGCGAAGGTGA
- a CDS encoding nitroreductase family protein codes for MTDASAVPEDPALFSTMSTMRAMRRIKPDPVPEAVLDQLVQAAVWGPSGGNMQCFEYVVVTDREVMARLAPLWERCVNAYLATTGKHAPEGMDGAAYGRMVDAIEYQRDHFAETPALVIPCYSFPPPRIDAEGIRVSAEALGPVAAARQADPSAQVRFHALAEGSCVYPGVQNLLLAARGLGLAANITIWHLMLEREWKAELGIPEGINTFAVIPVGYPVGNFGPVRRRSVREVVHRDGW; via the coding sequence ATGACTGACGCCAGTGCAGTACCCGAGGATCCCGCGCTGTTCAGCACCATGTCCACGATGCGTGCCATGCGCAGGATCAAGCCGGATCCGGTTCCGGAGGCCGTGCTCGACCAGCTGGTCCAGGCCGCCGTGTGGGGCCCGAGCGGCGGAAACATGCAGTGCTTCGAGTACGTCGTCGTCACGGACCGCGAGGTGATGGCGCGGCTCGCCCCGCTCTGGGAACGCTGCGTGAACGCCTACTTGGCGACCACGGGGAAGCACGCGCCCGAGGGGATGGACGGCGCGGCGTACGGGCGCATGGTCGACGCGATCGAGTACCAGCGCGATCACTTCGCGGAGACCCCCGCGCTCGTCATTCCCTGCTACAGCTTCCCGCCCCCGCGCATCGACGCGGAGGGGATACGGGTCTCGGCCGAGGCACTCGGGCCCGTCGCCGCGGCGCGGCAGGCGGATCCCTCGGCGCAGGTGCGTTTCCATGCGCTGGCCGAGGGTTCGTGCGTCTATCCCGGAGTCCAGAACCTCCTCCTTGCCGCGCGAGGCCTCGGCCTCGCCGCCAACATCACCATCTGGCACCTGATGCTGGAGCGGGAGTGGAAGGCCGAGCTCGGCATCCCGGAGGGGATCAACACGTTCGCGGTGATCCCGGTCGGCTATCCCGTAGGCAACTTCGGTCCTGTCAGGCGCCGTTCCGTACGCGAGGTGGTCCACCGCGACGGGTGGTGA
- a CDS encoding alpha/beta fold hydrolase, with translation MPDPVTHKLATHGAEIQYDIRGPLTTAADGDRVLVLIGSPMDASGFASLSSHFADRTVVTYDPRGVGRSVRTDGAVESTPEEHADDVRRVIEALGAGPVDLFASSGGAVNALALVAAHPELVHTLVAHEPPTAQVLPDRAAALAVCADLHETYLREGMGPAMAKFIAVTGRKGPFQDNWRDEPVPAPADFGLPAEDDGSRDDPLLGQNLRTCTGYLPDFAALGAASTHVVLAAGEESEGELAARAAAEIAARLGSAPVIFPSHHGGFLGGEFGQQGAPEEFAGALRKVLDAHR, from the coding sequence ATGCCCGATCCGGTGACGCACAAGCTGGCCACGCACGGTGCCGAGATCCAGTACGACATCCGGGGCCCGCTGACCACCGCGGCGGACGGCGACCGGGTGCTCGTACTCATCGGCTCGCCGATGGACGCCAGTGGTTTCGCCTCGCTGTCCTCGCACTTCGCCGACCGGACCGTCGTCACCTACGACCCGCGCGGGGTGGGCCGCAGTGTCCGTACGGACGGTGCGGTGGAGTCGACGCCCGAGGAGCACGCCGACGACGTGCGCCGGGTGATCGAGGCGCTCGGGGCGGGCCCCGTGGACCTGTTCGCCAGCAGTGGTGGCGCCGTCAACGCGCTGGCCCTGGTCGCCGCGCACCCGGAGCTCGTGCACACGCTCGTCGCGCACGAGCCGCCGACGGCACAGGTCCTGCCGGACCGAGCCGCGGCCCTCGCGGTCTGCGCGGATCTGCACGAGACGTATCTGCGCGAGGGAATGGGACCCGCGATGGCCAAGTTCATCGCGGTGACGGGCCGGAAGGGCCCCTTCCAGGACAACTGGCGGGACGAACCGGTCCCCGCCCCTGCCGACTTCGGCCTGCCCGCCGAGGACGACGGTTCGCGCGACGATCCGCTGCTCGGCCAGAACCTCCGTACGTGCACGGGCTACCTGCCCGACTTCGCCGCACTCGGCGCCGCGTCGACGCACGTCGTGCTCGCGGCGGGCGAGGAGTCCGAGGGCGAACTCGCCGCCCGCGCCGCGGCGGAGATCGCCGCCCGTCTCGGCTCCGCGCCGGTGATCTTCCCCAGTCACCACGGGGGCTTCCTCGGTGGCGAGTTCGGCCAGCAGGGTGCCCCGGAGGAGTTCGCCGGGGCGCTCCGCAAGGTGCTCGACGCCCACCGCTGA
- a CDS encoding MFS transporter: MTVTAPRAGGAAPPDVRRRVMTVLVVSQTLGGAGMAAGITVGALLAEDLLGSTGLAGLPTALFTGGAAVGAAAIGRISQRHGRRPGLALGHGAAALGSAGVVAGAAWQWAWLLLASLFVYGAGTATGLLARYAGADIAPPERRGRATGTVLLATTLGAVVGPNLVGPTGALAHAWGIPRLAGPFLLAAVAYAAAGLVLWGWLRPDPLLLARTAPEASATPEPGSEPAPEPSAAPTSAPVPAPRSAAARSTRSDRPAPGLVTGATVMITAQLVMIAVMTMTPVHMTGHGHGTQAAGFVIALHVGAMFLPSPLSGLLVDRIGRLPVAAASGAVLLAACLVAALAPPTGMVALSCALVLLGVGWNLALVSGTALITDAVPGERRASVQGLVDVGVSLAGATGGMASGLVVAGGGYPLLAVAAGTLALAVIPVVALRGAARS; encoded by the coding sequence ATGACCGTCACGGCGCCGCGCGCCGGGGGCGCGGCGCCGCCTGACGTACGACGGCGCGTCATGACCGTGCTCGTCGTCTCGCAGACGCTCGGCGGCGCGGGCATGGCCGCGGGCATCACCGTCGGCGCGCTCCTCGCCGAGGACCTGCTCGGCTCCACCGGCCTGGCCGGACTGCCGACCGCGCTGTTCACCGGGGGCGCGGCCGTCGGCGCCGCGGCCATCGGCCGCATCTCGCAGCGCCACGGGCGCCGTCCGGGCCTCGCGCTCGGCCACGGCGCCGCCGCGCTCGGCAGCGCGGGAGTCGTCGCGGGCGCCGCCTGGCAGTGGGCGTGGCTGCTTCTGGCGTCGCTCTTCGTGTACGGGGCCGGTACCGCGACCGGGCTCCTCGCGCGGTACGCGGGCGCCGACATCGCCCCGCCCGAGCGGCGCGGCCGCGCCACCGGCACGGTGCTGCTCGCCACGACGCTGGGCGCGGTCGTCGGCCCGAACCTCGTCGGCCCGACGGGCGCGCTCGCGCACGCGTGGGGCATTCCGCGTCTCGCGGGGCCCTTCCTGCTCGCCGCGGTCGCCTACGCGGCGGCGGGTCTCGTGCTGTGGGGGTGGCTGCGGCCGGATCCGCTGCTTCTTGCCCGGACGGCGCCGGAGGCGAGTGCGACGCCCGAGCCGGGCTCGGAACCGGCGCCGGAGCCGAGCGCAGCGCCCACGTCCGCCCCTGTTCCCGCGCCCCGGTCGGCAGCGGCGCGTTCCACACGGTCCGACCGCCCCGCCCCCGGCCTCGTCACCGGCGCGACCGTGATGATCACCGCCCAGCTGGTGATGATCGCCGTGATGACGATGACGCCCGTCCACATGACCGGGCACGGCCACGGCACCCAGGCCGCCGGGTTCGTCATCGCGTTGCACGTGGGCGCGATGTTCCTGCCGTCGCCGCTGAGCGGACTGCTCGTGGACCGGATCGGGCGGCTGCCCGTGGCGGCCGCGTCCGGCGCCGTGCTGCTCGCGGCCTGCCTGGTCGCCGCGCTTGCCCCGCCGACCGGCATGGTGGCGCTGTCCTGCGCGCTCGTCCTGCTCGGCGTGGGCTGGAACCTGGCGCTGGTCAGCGGCACAGCGCTGATCACCGATGCCGTGCCGGGGGAACGCCGCGCCTCCGTGCAGGGCTTGGTCGACGTCGGTGTCTCCCTGGCGGGCGCGACCGGCGGCATGGCGTCAGGACTGGTGGTGGCGGGCGGCGGCTATCCGCTCCTCGCGGTCGCGGCGGGCACGCTCGCCCTCGCGGTGATCCCCGTGGTGGCGCTGCGGGGCGCCGCCCGGTCCTGA
- a CDS encoding glycine-rich domain-containing protein: MHTDTRTPHGTAPTAEELLGTALHDEVVRYFAERPDAPDATFVTYQVRECLRYLYLVSRHPDRLGGLFLPVEQDIDEIWHYLILQTREYRELCEQRLPGGHFIHHRSVSYDAYQAEPGRETAAEEALRWIPLYTAAFGPFDADALPHWTVVRFLHDQLGLSLAEIADVDAVAGTPA; this comes from the coding sequence ATGCACACGGACACCCGCACGCCTCACGGCACCGCCCCCACCGCCGAGGAACTGCTCGGCACCGCCCTGCACGACGAGGTGGTCCGGTACTTCGCGGAGCGGCCCGACGCCCCGGACGCCACCTTCGTCACGTACCAAGTACGCGAATGTCTGCGCTACCTCTACCTCGTCTCCCGCCACCCCGACCGGCTCGGCGGCCTCTTCCTCCCCGTCGAGCAGGACATCGACGAGATCTGGCACTACCTCATCCTGCAGACCCGCGAGTACCGGGAACTGTGCGAACAGCGGCTCCCCGGCGGCCACTTCATCCACCATCGCAGCGTGTCGTACGACGCCTACCAGGCCGAACCCGGACGCGAGACGGCCGCCGAGGAAGCACTGCGGTGGATCCCCCTCTACACCGCCGCGTTCGGCCCCTTCGACGCGGACGCCCTGCCGCACTGGACGGTCGTGCGGTTCCTGCACGACCAACTGGGCCTGTCCCTCGCGGAGATCGCGGACGTCGACGCCGTCGCGGGGACACCGGCATGA
- a CDS encoding phenylacetate--CoA ligase family protein yields MNRLPSADVLDQVRDIPLYRDSVERGEFPILEKPEIARGFPDNWMTPDLARALEAGDAEYVLSTGTNHARMRLIRPPYFLLRSYYRLWSEHPDLAASWHEGARRISLTTVLATEHVARVNAAKPGATPGERWLDDRTLYLNRRLDPADWDRAEVERMLAEIREVSAAHPGGSYLLDCSGNHLAQLVRKVTEWDLWDRFPRPSGIVHAYEYAPLNVRAYLRSRFDCPVVDLFGSTELGYLFYSDADGGYRPYLHDMSVELIPVEPGSGIHSLIVTSVRNPYMPLVRYRSGDCVRTSDGGTDPERIVSFCGREKELLPAPEGPVAQADLDARVAAVSPRVFLQQLHLTGEGTCRLRYTTFDGKPLAPGDETELALSVHALTGRACTVEHLDHVPIGRSGKYAWLTTQDPA; encoded by the coding sequence TTGAACCGCCTGCCGAGCGCCGACGTCCTTGACCAGGTCCGCGACATCCCCCTCTACCGCGACTCCGTGGAGCGCGGGGAGTTCCCGATCCTCGAGAAGCCGGAGATCGCCCGGGGCTTCCCCGACAACTGGATGACCCCCGACCTCGCCCGCGCGCTGGAGGCGGGCGACGCCGAGTACGTGCTGTCCACCGGGACCAACCACGCCCGGATGCGGCTCATCCGGCCGCCGTACTTCCTGCTCCGCTCCTACTACCGGCTGTGGAGCGAGCACCCCGACCTCGCGGCGAGCTGGCACGAGGGCGCCCGGCGGATCTCCCTGACCACCGTGCTCGCCACCGAGCACGTCGCCCGCGTCAACGCCGCCAAGCCCGGCGCGACACCCGGCGAGCGCTGGCTCGACGACCGCACGCTGTACCTCAACCGCCGCCTGGACCCCGCCGATTGGGACCGCGCCGAGGTCGAGCGGATGCTCGCCGAGATCCGTGAGGTCAGTGCCGCGCACCCCGGCGGCTCGTACCTCCTGGACTGCTCCGGGAACCATCTGGCGCAGCTGGTCCGCAAGGTCACCGAATGGGACCTGTGGGACCGCTTCCCCCGTCCCTCCGGCATCGTGCACGCCTATGAGTACGCGCCGTTGAACGTCCGCGCGTATCTGCGGTCCCGCTTCGACTGCCCCGTCGTCGACCTCTTCGGCAGTACGGAACTGGGCTACCTCTTCTACAGCGACGCGGACGGCGGCTACCGGCCCTATCTGCACGACATGAGCGTGGAACTGATCCCGGTGGAGCCGGGCAGCGGCATCCACAGCCTCATCGTCACCAGCGTCCGCAATCCGTACATGCCCCTGGTCCGCTACCGGTCGGGAGACTGCGTGCGCACCAGCGACGGCGGCACCGACCCCGAGCGGATCGTCTCCTTCTGCGGCCGCGAGAAGGAGCTCCTGCCCGCACCCGAAGGGCCGGTCGCGCAGGCAGATCTCGACGCCCGCGTCGCCGCCGTCTCGCCCCGCGTCTTCCTGCAGCAGCTGCACCTGACCGGGGAAGGGACCTGCCGCCTGCGGTACACGACCTTCGACGGCAAGCCGCTCGCCCCCGGCGACGAGACCGAACTCGCCCTGTCCGTCCATGCGTTGACAGGACGCGCCTGCACCGTGGAACACCTCGACCACGTGCCCATCGGACGCTCCGGCAAATACGCCTGGCTGACCACGCAGGACCCGGCGTGA
- a CDS encoding SulP family inorganic anion transporter, with amino-acid sequence MSSFTSHFLTPYRALREPGAVRRDFLASLVVFLVALPLCVGVAVASGVPAELGLVTGIVGGLVVGFLPGSALQVSGPAAGLTVLVFEAVQEFGLGMLGAIVLLTGALQIALGLLRCGRWFRAISVSVVQGMLAGIGLVLILGQLYTMAGAEQPRSGVEKITGLPGLLVDTLSGTTALTAAAVGFGTIAVLVLWPKLPPSVRLVPAPLAAVALATAVTAGFRLDVANVTVRGLVDAIQPPGLGDLAELGSVAVLGTVLAFTLIASAESLFSAAAVDRMHDGPRTHYDKELVAQGVGNTVCGVLGALPMTAVIVRSSANVQAGARTPLSRVLHGAWLLLFAVLLPAALGVIPLAALAGVLVHAGCKLIPVKEIVPLARAHRGEAVVLATTAIAIVVTNMFEGVVIGLVLAVVKSAWDTSHVHVDVRELTGGRLVVTLTGNATFLRLPRILETLEAMPKDRPIELDLTVVRHLDHACRTTLENWALRHNDSGTEAVRMMLPVAGSVADPPAAAAADSRVEESAKARTRR; translated from the coding sequence ATGTCCTCCTTCACCTCCCACTTCCTGACCCCCTACCGCGCGCTGCGTGAACCGGGCGCCGTGCGCCGGGACTTCCTCGCCTCGCTCGTCGTCTTCCTCGTCGCCCTGCCGCTCTGCGTCGGAGTGGCCGTCGCCTCCGGCGTGCCCGCAGAACTGGGCCTGGTCACCGGCATCGTCGGCGGTCTGGTCGTCGGCTTCCTGCCGGGCAGCGCCCTCCAGGTCAGCGGTCCCGCCGCCGGACTCACCGTGCTCGTCTTCGAGGCGGTACAGGAGTTCGGCCTCGGCATGCTCGGCGCGATCGTGCTGCTCACCGGCGCGCTCCAGATAGCCCTCGGCCTGCTGCGCTGCGGCCGCTGGTTCCGCGCGATCTCGGTCTCCGTCGTCCAGGGCATGCTGGCGGGCATCGGACTCGTACTGATCCTCGGTCAGCTGTACACCATGGCGGGCGCGGAGCAGCCGCGCTCCGGGGTCGAGAAGATCACCGGGCTGCCCGGACTGCTCGTCGACACCCTGAGCGGCACCACGGCGCTGACCGCCGCGGCCGTCGGGTTCGGCACCATCGCCGTGCTCGTGCTGTGGCCCAAACTGCCGCCGTCCGTGCGCCTGGTGCCCGCGCCGCTGGCCGCCGTCGCCCTCGCCACCGCCGTGACCGCCGGGTTCCGTCTGGACGTCGCGAACGTGACGGTGCGCGGCCTGGTCGACGCGATCCAGCCACCGGGACTCGGTGATCTGGCGGAGCTCGGCAGCGTCGCCGTGCTCGGCACCGTCCTGGCGTTCACCCTGATCGCCTCCGCCGAATCGCTGTTCAGCGCGGCCGCCGTGGACCGCATGCACGACGGACCCCGTACGCACTACGACAAGGAGCTCGTCGCCCAGGGCGTCGGCAACACGGTGTGCGGCGTGCTCGGCGCCCTGCCGATGACCGCGGTCATAGTCCGCAGCTCGGCCAACGTGCAGGCAGGCGCCCGCACTCCGCTCTCCCGCGTCCTGCACGGCGCGTGGCTGCTGCTCTTCGCCGTGCTGCTGCCCGCCGCGCTCGGCGTCATCCCGCTTGCGGCGCTCGCCGGTGTCCTGGTGCACGCGGGCTGCAAGCTGATCCCCGTCAAGGAGATCGTCCCGTTGGCCCGCGCGCACCGTGGCGAGGCCGTCGTCCTCGCCACGACCGCGATCGCCATCGTCGTGACCAACATGTTCGAGGGCGTGGTCATCGGCCTGGTCCTCGCGGTGGTCAAGTCCGCGTGGGACACCTCCCACGTGCACGTGGACGTACGGGAGTTGACCGGTGGCCGCCTGGTCGTGACCCTCACGGGGAACGCCACCTTCCTGCGGCTGCCGCGCATCCTGGAGACGCTGGAGGCCATGCCCAAGGACCGGCCGATAGAGCTGGACCTGACGGTCGTGCGCCACTTGGACCACGCGTGCCGTACGACGTTGGAGAACTGGGCGCTGCGGCACAACGACAGCGGTACGGAGGCGGTGCGCATGATGCTGCCCGTGGCCGGTTCCGTGGCCGACCCGCCTGCCGCCGCCGCGGCCGATTCCAGAGTCGAGGAGTCCGCGAAGGCGCGGACCCGACGCTGA